In a single window of the Pieris rapae chromosome 9, ilPieRapa1.1, whole genome shotgun sequence genome:
- the LOC111001115 gene encoding mitochondrial basic amino acids transporter has product MALDFVAGCIGGCAGIIIGHPLDTLKVHIQSGRGSVSKCTKALLKGGTLANAYRGVGAPLGGIAAINAIVFGSYGNTIRAMPNPESLVAHGFAGGVAGILQSIVCTPVELIKTRQQLAKPGEMMPTGTWSGARYVIRTSGYRGLFRGFGITVLRDTPGFTMYFMLYEAVTRGNQDAMRVFMGGGVAGALSWIVLYPIDVIKSRLQGDVLQKYAGAWDCFTQTLRTDGWRCLTRGLGPVLLRAFLSNGACFTAVAWTERIWQQVIYPPVTSFHKSKSVKDSPDYVYDT; this is encoded by the exons atggcaCTTGATTTCGTTGCTGGTTGTATTGGAG GTTGTGCGGGAATCATAATTGGGCATCCTTTAGACACTTTAAAAGTACACATACAGTCAGGTAGAGGAAGTGTTTCAAAATGTACGAAGGCTTTGTTAAAAGGTGGAACTTTAGCAAATGCCTACCGGGGTGTTGGAGCACCTTTAGGCGGAATAGCGGCAATCAATGCCATTGTCTTCGGCTCCTATGGTAACACGATAAGAGCAATGCCTAATCCAGAGTCTCTTGTAGCCCATGGATTTGCTGGAGGAGTAGCTGGAATCCTGCAAAGTATTGTTTGCACACCTGTTGagttaattaaaacaagaCAGCAGCTTGCAAAGCCTGGTGAAATGATGCCAACTGGTACGTGGTCTGGAGCCCGTTATGTAATACGAACTAGCGGATATAGGGGCTTATTCCGAGGATTTGGAATAACAGTGCTTCGTGACACTCCGGGGTTCACCATGTATTTTATGCTTTATGAAGCAGTGACTCGCGGAAATCAAGATGCCATGAGAGTGTTTATGGGAGGCGGAGTTGCTGGGGCACTTTCGTGGATAGTATTGTACCCTATAGACGTAATTAAGTCGAGATTGCAAGGCGACGTACTCCAAAAATATGCTGGTGCATGGGACTGCTTTACACAAACATTACGAACGGATGGTTGGCGTTGTTTGACCCGTGGTCTTGGACCTGTGCTTTTACGAGCGTTTCTGAGTAATGGAGCCTGTTTTACTGCTGTAGCATGGACGGAACGCATCTGGCAGCAAGTAATTTATCCTCCAGTTACCTCTTTCCATAAATCTAAGAGCGTCAAAGATAGCCCGGACTATGTTTACGATACGTGA